Proteins encoded together in one Theileria parva strain Muguga chromosome 3 map unlocalized ctg_530, whole genome shotgun sequence window:
- the OLA1 gene encoding Obg-like ATPase 1: MTPKDKNQQTEPKVLLGRPKNNLKLGLVGLPNVGKSTTFNLLSKQCVPAENFPFCTINPHEAVVSVPDDRFDHLCKVFTPKKEISATVTIFDIAGLVRGAHKGEGLGNAFLSHIDAVDGILHVVRAFEDDEIVHTDGEVNPVNDLDTINQELILKDLDKCSKAISEVDKVYQRNMKVKSKKEELDTLIKVKEHLESNKWISQGNWKSSEIPYINEYNFLTAKPIVYLVNMSENDFVRQKNKWLSKIAKWVQENNPGPIIPYSAEFEQSLEAFPTEEARKRYLKDKNNAISKIGKIITSGYHELQLIHYFTCGPDEVRCWTIRNGTKAPQAAGVIHSDFERGFICAEVYNYQDIVQFGTESEVRANGRYLQKGKDYVVNDGDIIFFKFNVTSSKK; the protein is encoded by the exons ATGACTCCAAAGGATAAAAATCAGCAGACTGAACCCAAAGTTCTTCTTGGGAG GCCTAAAAATAACCTAAAGCTTGGATTAGTTGGTCTTCCAAACGTGGGAAAATCTACCACTTTTAATCTCTTGTCTAAGCAATGCGTTCCTGCTGAAAACTTCCCATTCTGTACAATAa ATCCGCATGAAGCTGTGGTTTCAG tGCCTGATGATAGGTTTGATCATCTCTGTAAGGTGTTTACTCCTAAGAAGGAGATTTCAGCCACCGTCACAATTTTTGACATCGCTGGTCTTGTGAGAGGTGCTCACAAGGGTGAGGGCCTTGGAAACGCCTTTCTATCACACATTGATGCTGTTGATGGGATTTTACATGTG GTGCGTGCCTTTGAGGACGATGAGATAGTTCACACTGACGGTGAGGTTAACCCTGTGAATGACCTCGACACTATTAACCAGGAGTTGATTTTGAAGGACCTTGACAAGTGTTCCAAGGCTATTTCTGAGGTTGACAAGGTTTACCAGCGTAACATGAAGGTCAAGTCTAAAAAGGAAGAACTTGATACTCTGATTAAAGTTAAGGAACATTTAGAAAGTAATAAATGGATTTCTCAAG GTAATTGGAAATCGAGTGAAATTCCTTATATAAACgagtataattttttgaCTGCAAAACCCATTGTATATTTGGTGAATATGTCTGAAAACGATTTTGTAAGGCAGAAGAACAAGTGGCTATCCAAGATCGCCAAGTGGGTCCAAGAAAACAACCCAGGTCCAATCATCCCATATAGTGCAGAATTTGAACAATCACTTGAAGCTTTCCCAACCGAAGAAGCACGCAAAAGATATCTTAAA GATAAGAATAATGCAATAAGTAAGATAGGAAAGATAATAACGAGTGGTTATCATGAATTACAgttaatacattattttacttgTGGCCCTGATGAAGTCCGTTGTTGGACTATAAGGAATGGTACAAAAGCTCCTCAGGCCGCTG GTGTGATTCATTCAGATTTTGAGAGGGGGTTTATTTGCGCAGAAGTTTATAATTACCAAGATATTGTACAGTTCG GAACAGAATCTGAAGTGAGGGCGAATGGAAGATACTTGCAGAAAGG AAAGGACTACGTTGTCAATGACGGGgatattattttcttcaaGTTCAATGTTACATCCAGTAAAAAGTAA
- a CDS encoding Cytochrome c oxidase biogenesis protein Cmc1 like family protein — translation MPVSKSVSRTLSKDSDSLNFRSTRTGSLRSEGSSTRSQSSTTRLRQRLITSSFLRQDEYSKSPRTSPGSVKRAVRHQRETRATQTPRRTLRQLTLFKANSTDSVRRTPSRRSSSSIQFDDSDFEYTPPRRRARSFKRSRSSSTTKSSPSKLTPKRLNSYKRIKPDNKDAEISQQDSISTNQDEYVEGESEIKITNLSEVPKNFPLTSSVDKESTVSIDTSYSLITIQDEDDDDLNEGFRFNRTKRPNNLQESILGLISKYKLELESLDEKIKILESQFFSNPPETTGLIKGWEGNLFHNGYSNFSGHKSRRGPNSKLKNHFTQTQNLITEHIFSLTSSTCANEGSVENNKCNNGKSFINKLRSKNDKFPISYLEFRESEYKIAKERKEVLKSIGASIRDKFRPEIDDYVNCCSEKRFIIFNCKKESKEMHRCIRHYQQDSTSPEAIRKAMSKRFEEGQSSAVPSYLKSGQAESSKPCN, via the exons ATGCCTGTATCAAAAAGTGTCTCGAGGACCCTCTCAAAGGACTCCGATTCACTGAATTTCAGGTCAACTCGAACAGGGAGCCTCCGATCCGAGGGTTCTTCCACTAGAAGCCAGTCTTCCACCACAAGGTTAAGACAAAGACTTATCACTAGTTCCTTCCTCAGACAGGACGAGTATTCCAAATCACCAAGAACCTCTCCGGGCTCTGTCAAGAGAGCTGTTAGGCATCAGAGGGAGACAAGGGCAACTCAAACCCCAAGGAGAACCCTCAGACAACTCACTCTCTTCAAGGCAAACTCAACTGACTCTGTCAGGAGAACCCCGTCCAGGCGTTCTTCAAGCTCAATACAATTCGATGACTCTGATTTTGAGTATACACCACCAAGAAGACGTGCTAGATCCTTTAAAAGAAGTCGCAGCAGCTCAACTACCAAGTCCTCTCCTTCCAAATTAACCCCCAAAAGACTCAACTCCTATAAAAGAATTAAACCAGACAATAAAG ATGCGGAAATATCTCAGCAGGATTCCATATCGACTAACCAGGACGAATATGTCGAAGGAGAAtctgaaattaaaatcacAAACTTATCCGAAGTCCCAAAAAACTTTCCACTCACAAGCTCAGTTGACAAAg AATCTACCGTAAGTATTGATACTTCATATTCCTTGATTACAATCCAAGATGAGGATGATGACGATCTTAACGAAGGATTTCGGTTTAATCGCACGAAGCGCcctaataatttacaggAAAGCATTTTGGGCCTCATTTCGAAGTACAAGTTGGAACTAGAGAGTCTAGATGAGAAGATTAAGATTCTAGAGTCTCAGTTCTTCAGCAACCCTCCCGAAACCACAGGCCTTATTAAGGGCTGGGAGGGGAATCTATTTCACAATGGCTACTCAAACTTCTCTGGACACAAGTCAAGACGAGGACCCAACTCAAAGCTCAAAAACCATTTCACACAAACACAAAACCTAATCACCGAACACATTTTCTCACTTACATCCTCAACTTGTGCT AATGAAGGATctgttgaaaataataaatgtaataatggaaaatcatttattaataaattaagatcaa AAAATGACAAATTTCCTATTTCGTATCTAGAATTTAGGGAATCCGagt ataaaatagCAAAGGAGCGGAAGGAGGTTTTAAAGAGTATTGGAGCTTCAATTAGGGACAA ATTCAGGCCTGAAATTGATGATTACGTCAATTGCTGTTCAGAAAAGcgttttataatttttaattgtaaaaaagaaTCTAAGGAGATGCACAGATGCATTCGACATTATCAACAAGATTCC acAAGCCCCGAAGCTATTCGCAAGGCAATGTCGAAGAGGTTTGAGGAAGGTCAAAGTTCAGCAGTACCCTCGTACCTTAAGTCGGGTCAAGCAGAGAGCTCCAAACCATGTAACTAA
- a CDS encoding Queuine tRNA-ribosyltransferase family protein has product MDKYDGSRVFFREMCKNNRDDFPYRRGVIMSELHTPCCPVVCKLILPDPLTIDFISKIQQKPFLCIQFCSVLPCLEILEEFDRRSKNDKSLRRFVDYEGATTLLTFNELFNKYSRIEGNQFVFHVDSDKYLLNEHTSKKIIDLINPSISIIPTLSLKHSERKKWSARKRTKLNDLYQTYYETLSRYPNSTKLVKPIHPCIELKEMGDFEVIEFPGFGFGESLNERYEWIKEMGKNLTGKEVRIIQLKTGTPLEILHAVLMGFDVVISPYPESLSEQGFALSFELPSEFEGNYEPEYVLNLLNERCKFFDGVYKDQIKDIVDLKNSVHIDVVESLMDEKSVRKESRAYINHLLNCKEMNGNIILSSHNLYMYELLFQRIRDSIENDTLVNFVYNFIQLNVKRD; this is encoded by the coding sequence ATGGACAAATACGATGGATCTAGAGTGTTTTTTagagaaatgtgtaaaaataataggGATGATTTTCCGTATCGGAGGGGAGTAATAATGTCAGAGCTCCATACTCCTTGCTGTCCAGTggtttgtaaattaattctaCCAGACCCTTTGActattgattttatttctAAAATACAACAGAAGCCGTTTTTGTGTATACAATTTTGCTCAGTTTTGCCGTGTTTGGAAATTCTTGAGGAATTCGATCGTAGATCTAAAAATGACAAATCTCTGAGGCGTTTTGTAGATTATGAAGGAGCGACAACTCTTTTAACTTTTAACGaactatttaataaatattcgAGGATTGAAGGCAATCAGTTTGTCTTCCATGTGGACAGCGACAAATATCTTCTAAATGAACACACATCGAAGAAAATCATTGATTTAATTAACCCTTCTATTTCAATCATACCCACTTTATCATTAAAGCATTCGGAAAGGAAGAAATGGAGCGCGAGAAAGAGGACAAAGTTAAATGATTTATACCAAACTTATTACGAAACACTATCAAGGTATCCAAACAGCACTAAACTGGTTAAACCTATTCATCCTTGTATTGAACTTAAGGAAATGGGTGATTTTGAGGTAATTGAATTTCCGGGATTTGGGTTTGGAGAATCTTTAAATGAAAGATATGAATGGATAAAAGAAATGGGAAAGAATTTGACAGGAAAAGAGGTGAGAATAATTCAACTCAAAACGGGAACACCTTTGGAGATACTCCATGCTGTTTTAATGGGTTTTGATGTGGTTATTTCTCCCTATCCTGAGTCTTTATCGGAGCAAGGATTTGCACTATCATTTGAATTACCCAGTGAATTTGAGGGGAATTATGAACCGGaatatgttttaaatttattgaacGAAAGATGTAAATTTTTCGATGGAGTTTATAAGGACCAAATTAAAGATATCGTTGATTTGAAAAATAGTGTGCACATCGATGTTGTTGAATCACTTATGGACGAAAAATCAGTAAGGAAGGAATCAAGGGCATATATTAATCATCTTCTAAATTGTAAAGAAATGAATGGAAACATAATATTATCCAGTCATAACTTATACATGTATGAATTGTTGTTTCAAAGGATCAGAGATTCCATTGAAAATGACACACTGGTGAATTTcgtttataattttatacagCTTAACGTTAAAAGAGATTAA
- a CDS encoding Tetratricopeptide repeat family protein — MEDLKNLGNDAFKAGRFMDAVEFFTKAIELNPDDHVLYSNRSGAYASMYMYNEALADANKCIDLKPDWPKGYSRKGLCEYKLGNPEKAKETYNMGLAYDPNNESLNKALLEVENDKSDTYIQSLLMVSQIIQQNPKLRKYQEQDPEYASKLARLVSHMNTDPAVLQQILTDPNPGLRDGLMACMGMNRNTEKREDNIEEKPKMPEPPKPKEPLTPSQVESNKYKEEGNNFYKQKKFTEALEMYNKAIELDPNNLLLENNKAAVYLEMGDYEKCIKTCNDAIDRRYDVMADFTVVSKIYNRLAACYTKMERYDDAILCYQKSLIENNTRQTRILLSDLERLKEKKEKEAYINPELAEQHREKGNEYFKAFKFPEAKKEYDEAIKRNPTDAKLYSNRAAALLKLCEYPSALADCNKALELDPTFVKAWARKGNLHVLLKEYHKAMDSYDKGLKVDPNNNECLQGRNNCLNKIQEMNKGEIDEEQCKHAMADPEVQQIICDPQFQLILKKISENPMTMAEYLKDPKISNGIQKLIAAGLIRTG; from the exons ATGGAAGATTTAAAGAATCTCGGAAATGATGCCTTTAAGGCTGGAAGATTTATGGATGCTGTAGAATTTTTCACTAAAGCAATTGAACTTAATCCAGATGATCACGTTTTGTATTCTAATAGATCAGGCGCATATGCATCTATGTATATGTACAACGAGGCTTTAGCTGATGCGAATAAATGTATCGACTTGAAGCCAGATTGGCCTAAG GGATATTCTAGAAAAGGATTGTGTGAATACAAGTTGGGAAATCCTGAAAAAGCTAAAGAAACTTATAATATGG GTCTGGCTTATGATCCAAATAACGAATCACTAAATAAGGCCTTGTTAGAGGTTGAAAATGATA AATCCGACACTTACATCCAATCACTATTGATGGTTTCACAAATCATCCAGCAGAACCCTAAACTCAGAAAATACCAGGAACAAGATCCTGAATACGCATCTAAACTCGCAAGATTGGTTTCACACATGAACACTGATCCCGCGGTTTTACAACAGATATTAACTGACCCA AACCCAGGTTTGAGAGATGGCTTAATGGCTTGTATGGGTATGAATCGAAATACAGAAAAGAGGGAAGACAATATTGAGGAGAAACCTAAGATGCCTGAACCCCCTAAGCCAAAGGAGCCATTAACTCCCTCCCAAGTG GAGTCAAACAAGTATAAAGAGGAAGGaaacaatttttacaaGCAGAAGAAATTCACAGAAGCATTGgaaatgtataataagGCCATAGAACTGGAtccaaataatttattgcTGGAGAATAACAAAGCGGCTGTGTATTTGGAGATGGGTGATTACGAAAAGTGTATCAAAACATGTAACGACGCTATTGATAGAAGATACGATGTTATGGCTGATTTCACAGTAGTTTCAAAG ATATACAACAGATTGGCAGCCTGTTATACTAAAATGGAGCGTTACGACGATGCAATTTTATGTTACCAAAAGTCATTAATTGAAAACAACACCAGACAGACAAGAATTCTATTAAGTGATCTTGAACGACTAAAGGAGAAGAAAGAAAAGGAAGCCTACATCAATCCAGAATTGGCAGAACAA CATCGTGAAAAGGGTAATGAATATTTCAAGGCTTTTAAATTCCCAGAAGCTAAAaagg aatatGATGAGGCAATTAAGAGGAACCCAACGGATGCCAAGTTATATTCAAATCGAGCAGCAGCTTTGTTAAAGTTGTGTGAATACCCATCAGCATTAGCG GACTGTAACAAGGCTCTGGAATTGGATCCGACTTTTGTTAAGGCCTGGGCAAGGAAAGGAAACCTTCACGTCCTGCTGAAAGAGTATCATAAAGCCATGGATTCTTACGACAAGGGACTTAAAGTTGACCCAAACAACAACGAATGCCTGCAGGGAAGAAATAAC TGTTTAAATAAGATACAAGAAATGAACAAGGGCGAAATCGATGAAGAACAGTGCAAGCATGCCATGGCTGATCCTGAGGTCCAGCAGATAATCTGCGACCCTCAATTCCAGTTAATATTAAAGAAAATATCAGAAAATCCGATGACCATGGCAGAATACCTCAAGGATCCCAAAATCTCAAATGgaatacaaaaattaatagcTGCCG gttTAATTAGAACTGGCTGA